tgcagtgattttagatccccccaaaataaagcctgtcactgtttccattgtttccccttctatttgccatgaagtgctgggaccagatgccatgatcttagttttctgaatgttgagttttaagccaactttttcactctcctctttcactttcatcaagaggctctttagttctttgctttctgccataagggtggtgtcatctgcatatctgaggtgattgatatttctcctggcatgtCTTCTATTAATTCATGCATttaaaacatttgcaaatatataaacaatgctgtggttttcatgattttttcttttggaagatataattattttttcataaaaatgtcatATATGTTAACATGTATTGGGTTtacttttttaatgaattaatatcaAGATTTATTTAGTTTTCATCTCTAATATGGAATATTGAGTGATAATAATTCATAAACAAAAGTTCTGTGGTGCTCAATTTTTACAAGTGAAAAAGAGTCCTGTGACTAAAACTTTTGACAGTTACAGCCCTAAGGTTAAAGAAATTCTAGACCAGCAGCTATTGTGACATCAGCTTCAGGTCAACCTATGAAAGATTTCACACAATTGCTCAGTATTTCACAGAGCTCTCCAGCTGAACTGCCCTATAAGAAGCTAACCATCGAAGAGGGCCTGCTATTGTCCTTGATGTTCTCCATAGGACATTCAACAATGTCACCGGGAAAGATACCCAACAAAGAGTAAGAGAAAAACCATTTCATTCTTCGAtttgtttgcttctttctttgattttggtCAGGTTTCCCAACACTTTGTCTCTTGTTTCATTATGCAAGATGTACAAACTTCAAGCCAAAAGGGTAAAAGCTGCTGCTGGGCAGATGTGGAATTCAAATTTCTCCAAGATCAGACAATCTCTTAAAAATGCTTACCACAAATGTAAGAATCAGTATCCGAATTCAACCAGATGTCCAACTATGACTTCCCATGATTGTGATCAAGAGGACCTTAATGCTGATGAAGAAATGAATCTTCTGGTAATGCTCCAAGATATTAAAACCACCCAGCTTGAACTCCTCAGCCAAATGACTGGCATGATCTGTGCATTATCAAAAATCCAGGAAAAGACTGACTTCTTTCAGAAGCAGATGCAAGTCCTGGAAACCAAAATGAAtgttaatgaaaataaacagtGTGCAACAGCTGAAGATATCTTCTCTGTGAAGGAAGACGTTGATGCTTTaaagaagaaggtgacagagctGGGAAACCAGAATTCTTGCTCCAATGTACATTGTTTAGAGGTCCTGGATGGAGAAAAGGGTAAAGAGATCCTAGAACTTCTTCACAAAGTCACACAATCAGAAACTCTGAAGAACACACTGACCTCTATAGATTCTGAAATCTCTTCAGCAGAACCAGAGAAAGTGCTCAGTTATCCTAAGTCCACTGATCATCTTGAGGAAAAAACAATATCTCCCCAGATCAAAGCTCTGGAGAAAAGTAACTATCAAAATGCATTAAGAAGCTTCCAAAAAGCAaagtcaaatatttatatttacccAGACTTTAATACATGGATCAAGCTAACTTTTGTCCATGGAGGAAAGTGGAGATTTTTCCTCAGCGCAACCAAGTTAGAGGAATTCATCCAGTGGCTTCTTTCCAGGCCAACCCTCCCTCCTGAGGAACCACAAGTCATAACCCAGAAGTATTGTCTTTTCACTGGGCCTATCACAAACTTGACcaccatctgtgtctctgttttcaaCTACATTTATTGTCTTTTTGGTTCCTCAAAAGAGGAAGTAACTCGACTATAGAGTAATTTTCTGCTTTGC
The DNA window shown above is from Bos indicus isolate NIAB-ARS_2022 breed Sahiwal x Tharparkar chromosome 1, NIAB-ARS_B.indTharparkar_mat_pri_1.0, whole genome shotgun sequence and carries:
- the CCDC54 gene encoding coiled-coil domain-containing protein 54, which translates into the protein MYKLQAKRVKAAAGQMWNSNFSKIRQSLKNAYHKCKNQYPNSTRCPTMTSHDCDQEDLNADEEMNLLVMLQDIKTTQLELLSQMTGMICALSKIQEKTDFFQKQMQVLETKMNVNENKQCATAEDIFSVKEDVDALKKKVTELGNQNSCSNVHCLEVLDGEKGKEILELLHKVTQSETLKNTLTSIDSEISSAEPEKVLSYPKSTDHLEEKTISPQIKALEKSNYQNALRSFQKAKSNIYIYPDFNTWIKLTFVHGGKWRFFLSATKLEEFIQWLLSRPTLPPEEPQVITQKYCLFTGPITNLTTICVSVFNYIYCLFGSSKEEVTRL